One part of the Flavobacterium johnsoniae UW101 genome encodes these proteins:
- a CDS encoding putative signal transducing protein codes for MESFKTIAVFNYQHETVVLKHLLEQEEIPYFFENEMTLSVMPLYSNALGGIKLKVHPEDFEQVQQILDNLNNPLKIV; via the coding sequence ATGGAAAGCTTTAAGACAATCGCCGTATTCAATTATCAACACGAAACAGTGGTTCTCAAACACTTACTTGAACAGGAAGAAATCCCGTATTTTTTCGAAAACGAAATGACACTTTCCGTTATGCCTCTTTACTCAAATGCACTGGGCGGAATCAAACTCAAAGTTCATCCGGAAGACTTCGAACAAGTTCAGCAAATTCTGGACAATCTCAACAATCCTCTCAAAATCGTCTGA
- the rpiB gene encoding ribose 5-phosphate isomerase B produces MKISIGNDHAGPEYKKSIVAMLEARGYEVTNYGTDTDASVDYPDFGHPVANDVSEGKADFGIVICGSGNGIAMTVNKHPKVRAGLCWTKEIAYLTRLHNDANIVSIPARFTSIHQAVEIVETFLDTAFEGGRHQNRVNKIACS; encoded by the coding sequence ATGAAAATTTCGATAGGAAACGACCACGCAGGACCAGAATATAAAAAATCAATTGTAGCTATGCTTGAAGCAAGAGGATATGAAGTGACCAATTATGGAACAGATACAGATGCTTCTGTTGATTATCCTGATTTTGGACATCCAGTTGCTAATGATGTATCTGAAGGAAAAGCAGATTTTGGAATCGTAATCTGCGGAAGCGGTAACGGAATTGCAATGACGGTTAATAAACACCCTAAAGTAAGAGCTGGTTTATGCTGGACTAAAGAAATTGCTTATTTAACGCGTTTACATAACGATGCAAACATTGTAAGTATTCCAGCGAGATTTACATCAATTCATCAAGCTGTTGAAATCGTCGAAACTTTCCTTGATACGGCTTTTGAAGGCGGAAGACATCAAAACCGAGTTAATAAGATTGCTTGTTCGTAA